In Desulfobacter hydrogenophilus, the genomic stretch GGTTTGTTTTTGAGACATTTTCAATGCCTAAAAATACGGATTTAAACCCTGCCTCGGCCATTTTCCGGATCATATCCTCATTGGTGGCCATGGTCAGGCTGTCGGCCTGCACCACCAGTTTCAGGCGCCTGTATCCCCGCTGAATGATGGCATCACACAACCGGATAACTCTATTGGTATCCAGAACCAGGTTGTCATCCACAATAAAGGCCAGCCGGGTTTTTTTATTGTAGTAGATGTCGTCGAGGTCGGCAATGACCCTGTCAATGGGATAGGTCCTGAAGGTGCGGCCGTACATGTGTTTCATGCTGCAAAAATTGCAGGTACGGGTGCACCCCCTTGAGGTCTCCAGCACCTCGGCCTTCATGTTCATCACATGGTATCCCCAGGTCAGCCGCCGTTTGTCCCGGATGGGCGGTTTTAATTGGGATAGATCCTGCAGGTCCCCCATGGGATTGGTGAAAAATTCGTCGCCATCCCTGTAAGTCAAGGAGGGGATGTCCTGAAACGCGTCACGACCGTCCAAAGCTTCCACCAACCGTTTAAACGCAGTCTCTCCTTCACCCTGGACAATGAAATCAATCAGTTTACCTTCCGGGGATTTCGTGATTTCCTGGGTCATCAAGGTGGCATGATATCCCCCGACCACAATTTTGGCACTGGGCCGGACACGTTTGATCAGCCGGATAATCCGGCAACAGGTGTCCCATTGCCAGGACATGGCTGAAAGTCCAACGATATCCGGCGCAAGCCTTGTCAGCTGTTTCGTTAGATAGACCCGGATGGACCGGCGCTTCCGGATCAGGTCAATGATTCTGACCTCATGCCGTTCATGGATATTACCGCCGATGCTGGCAATACCAAGATTGGGGAAATGTACCGCTTCCTGGTGAATGACCAGGGGGGCCACATCGGGCATGGACAATAGGAGCACTTTCATAACAGACCCTCCTTGGAAAACGTTTTGGTGGCAAAGGCCTTCATTTATGTCCCCCTGGGTCAATTCGCCGGGTAAAAATGCCATTCCCCAGGTGCCCGGCCCCATATGAACCCCTGAGGTCAAAGACAACGGGACAAGGGAAATATTTGCCCGGGGACAGGCCTGACGTATTTGGGGCATGACCGAGGCCGCCACCCATGCCCTGTTGTCGGAATATTCCAGAAGTATCCTTGGTGACGCAGTTTTTCCAAATTCACGTTCAAGCCGGTTGACGGCATACCGGATCTGGCCGTCACTGTTTCTGACAGTGGCAAGTTTTTGGGCGCCGTTTGCCCTGGGACTGATGATGGGCCGGATGCTGAGCATATCCCCCGCCACACTGCCTGTCCTGGACATTCTGCCACCCATGGCCAGGTATTTAAGCTGGTTGAGGAAAAGCAGTTCGTCGCAGGCCCCAATAATTTTTAACGCATGGGCTTCCAGTTCCGCCGGGTCCTTCAGGGTGCCGGCTGCCAGGGCAACGGTTTCGGCAATAAGCCCGAGCCTGCCGGATGCCGCACCGGTATCCACAACGTGCATCCGTTCTGAAAGCCCGTTGTCCGCAACCCACCGGACGGCAACGTCATAATTGCCTGTATACACGGATCCCACACACAGGTAAAGTACCCGGTCGTATTGCCCCAACATTTTTCTGAAGGTCTCCTGGCGCTGAAATACCGAGGCCTGGGCGGTCATGATCCGTTTGCCCCGGGTCATGTCTGCATAGATTCGGGCCGGATCTGCCAGGGTTTCAGGACACCCGCCGTCATCGGTCACGATAAAACTGTCCATGAGTGTGATGCCAAGTTCTGCGGCCCGGTCAAGGGTGATGGCGCCTGCCGCATCAGTGATGATGCCCACCGTGTCTGGGTTTGTCCGGGCCGGTGTCTTTTGTGGCCGGGTGATGATGGGTTCGGCATCCCATGCCGTAATAGACCCTATTTCAGACACCCGCTGCTTAAGCACGTCCCTGTCCCTGGTGTGCACATGGATTTTCAGGGACCGGTTGGTTTGTGTCGTAACGATACTGTCGCCAAGGGTTT encodes the following:
- a CDS encoding DegV family protein yields the protein MPKGPFSCTDTQQIINALAIGYERIVAWADLLDQVNVFPVHDSDTGKNLKISLAPFKQINPDNGAGNGHCKTSSKSSFNRLINKLSMSAIGNSGNISAAFFSGFLSHPLPASLPNAARQGLNMAMNAVADPRPGTMLDLFESQARFFDQWAGDGQGQKASFDTDELTGVLKQSVAQSITRLPALQKAGVVDAGALGMFLFLEGFFKALENRQDQCIPVMESFKDQLCVSTGYTDPSPPAFCVDLQVRMDQSRDTPDALIKTLGDSIVTTQTNRSLKIHVHTRDRDVLKQRVSEIGSITAWDAEPIITRPQKTPARTNPDTVGIITDAAGAITLDRAAELGITLMDSFIVTDDGGCPETLADPARIYADMTRGKRIMTAQASVFQRQETFRKMLGQYDRVLYLCVGSVYTGNYDVAVRWVADNGLSERMHVVDTGAASGRLGLIAETVALAAGTLKDPAELEAHALKIIGACDELLFLNQLKYLAMGGRMSRTGSVAGDMLSIRPIISPRANGAQKLATVRNSDGQIRYAVNRLEREFGKTASPRILLEYSDNRAWVAASVMPQIRQACPRANISLVPLSLTSGVHMGPGTWGMAFLPGELTQGDINEGLCHQNVFQGGSVMKVLLLSMPDVAPLVIHQEAVHFPNLGIASIGGNIHERHEVRIIDLIRKRRSIRVYLTKQLTRLAPDIVGLSAMSWQWDTCCRIIRLIKRVRPSAKIVVGGYHATLMTQEITKSPEGKLIDFIVQGEGETAFKRLVEALDGRDAFQDIPSLTYRDGDEFFTNPMGDLQDLSQLKPPIRDKRRLTWGYHVMNMKAEVLETSRGCTRTCNFCSMKHMYGRTFRTYPIDRVIADLDDIYYNKKTRLAFIVDDNLVLDTNRVIRLCDAIIQRGYRRLKLVVQADSLTMATNEDMIRKMAEAGFKSVFLGIENVSKTNLAAAGKGNIVEYSRKAVALCQKHGLMVIGGLIFGFPDDDETAIIENYQFLKDINADAAYCQILTPYPKTGMREQLMTQGLVTNTLDLKKYNGLWANVKTRHLSADRLQYLFWYHRQTVLGWWDPSARAKGTGKLWTGIWTYMFKPILQQQHARVLKKKGWDGIYKDVLKEQEKMNTFEGL